Within the bacterium genome, the region ACCGCTGCTCGGCTCCACGACGAGTGCGAGATCCGTCCGCGGACTGTGGTCGAGGGCCGTGAGCGTGCCGGCTTCCCCCATCTCCTCGCCCGTCACGAACTGGACAACGATGTCGCCGCGCGGCCGTCCGACCGCCGCCACGACCGTCTCGAGGGCGACGATCGCCGCCGCGATGCCGCCCTTCATGTCGGTCGCGCCGCGCCCGTAGATTCGGCCGTCCCGCCGGACAGGGCGGAACGGCGGCGACGTCCAGGGTTCGTCCCGCGCCGTGGCGGCGACGTCGACGTGCCCGTTGATCAACAGTGACCGTCGGCCGGCGGACCGGCCGGCGTCCGACTCGCCGGCCACGATGACATTCGCGCCCCCGCGCCCGGCCAGCCGCGCGACGAGCTGCGGATCGCCGGGATACAAAGGGTACATGGCGACCTCGGCATCGAGCGCGCGGAGCCGCTCCGCCAAAAACTCCTGGATCGCCGTGGTGTTGCGGCCCGGCGGGCACGGTGTCTCAAACGCGATCAGCCGCTCGGTGAGCGCGAACAGCTCCTCCCGGCGGCGGTCGAGTGCCGCGTCGACGTCGCGCGCCCAAGGCCACACCGGCTTCATCTCCACGGCGGTTTCTCCATCTGCGCCGACCACCCGGTCGCCGTCGCGGCCTCCTGCCGTCACGGAGCGAGGTTCGTGTAGAGCTGGTCGGCCGGCACGGCCGACGGAATTAGCCTGCGCGCGGCCATCCAGCCCGCATAGGCGGCCCAGCGCCCGCGCGCCTGGTGCTGGCTGCGGGCGTAGGCGGGCAGCGTCGCCTCGAACGACCGGCGGTTGAAGGTATCGTCGAGCTTCGGGTTGAGCCCGACGTAGTACTTGAACGCCTGGTCCGGGTGGGCGGTCGTCAGCGCCAGCCCGCGCCCGACTGCTCGAACGAACCCGGCAAGCGGGTCGCGGCGCGATTGGACCGCCGCGTCATTGGCGATCAGGACGAGTTCGTAGAACGGCGGCACGCCGTAGCGCTCCGGCTCGAACATGCCGACCGCCTGGCCCTGCATCTCGATCTGGATGCGCTCGACGTTGCGGTACGCGCCGAACACCGCGTCGACCCTCCGGGACAAGAGCGCCGGTACGATGTCGAAGCCGACGTTGACCAGAGTGACGTTGGCCTTGGTGATTCCGTCGGCGTTGAGAATCTGGTCGATCAGCGCCTCCTCGAGGCCCGAGACCGCGAAGCCGACGCGCCGGCCGGCGAGGTCGCGCGGCCGGCGGATGCCGGAGCTCTTCAGGAACATGACGGTCGTCAGCGGCTGCGCGACGAGGAGCCCGACGCTGCGCACGGGCAGGCCTTGCGAGCGCGCAAAGATCACACCCGATTCGTAGTTGACCGCGACGTCGACCTTCCGCGCCGCGACGAGCTTCAGGGGGTCGTCCGCGTTGGCGGGGACCTCGAGGGTGACGTCGAGGCCGGCCTCCTTGAAGTACCCCGCGCCCATCGCCGCGTAGAGCGGGACGTGGTCCGGGTTCGGGAACCAGTCCAGCATGAACGTCACCCGCGCCGGCACGGCACCCGCCGCGCCCTTCCCCGCGCCGAACGCGCGGGCGAGGGCCACGGCACCCCCCGCGATGAACCGCCGGCGCCCGAATCTCACGCTTCCTCCCACTGCTCCTGGGCGAGGCCCGCCCGCCGCCACGGCAGCGCCGTCCACTCGACGAGCGAGACCGTCCAAAACAGGGCCGTGGCCATGACGCTCAGATACACGATCACCGCAAAGACCAGGTCAACGTGCAGTTGCGCGTTGGCGTGGATCATGAGATAGCCCAACCCGCGGGTCGAGCCGACCCATTCACCGATGATCGCGCCGATCACGCTCGTCGCGATCGCGATGCGCGTGCCGGAGAAGACGAAGGGGAGCGCGGCCGGCACGCGGACCCGCCGCACGATCTGCGCCGGACGGGCGCCCAGGACCTTCAGGAGGTTGACGATGTCCGGATCGGCGGCCCGCAGGCCGTCCACGGTGTTGACGACGATCGGGAAGAACACGATGAGCGCCGCCATGACGACCTTGGACAGCATCCCGTATCCGAACCAGACGACGAGCAGCGGCGCGATCGCGAACACGGGCACGGTCTGGCTCGCGATCACGAGCGGGTAGACCGCGCGCTCGACGGTGCGCGACGAGAAGATCGCGAGCGCGAGCATCACCCCGACGATGAACGCGATCGCGAAGCCGACCATCACCTCGCCGAGTGTCACCGCCGCCTCTCCAAGCAGCAGCGCGCGGTCGGCGACGAGCACGCCGGCGATTCGGCTCGGGGCCGGCAGAATATAGAACGGGATGCCGAATGCCCGCACCGCGATCTCCCAGCCGGCCAGGACGACCGCGAATAGGGCCAGCGGCGGGAGGATGCGCGCGACGGCGGCGCGCAGGCGCCGTGCGGACGCCGGCCCGGCGGGCTGGTCCAGCGGCGACGCCGCGGCCGCAGCCGCCCTCAGTACGCTCATGAGAAGGCTTCCGCCATGTCGGCGTGCAGCAGGTCGAGAACGGCCGCCTTTTCGGCGACCACGCCCGGATCGGTGGCGCGTCTCGGGCGCGGCAGCTCGAGCCGCCGCTCCGCCCGGATGCGGCCCGGCCGCGCGGTCATGACGTAGAGGCGGTCGGAGAGCAGCACGGCCTCTTCGACGTCGTGGGTGATGAACAGCACCGTGCGTCCGAACTCGTCGCGCAGGCGGAGCAGGAAGCCCTGCATTGCCGTTCGGGTCATCGCGTCGAGCGCGCCGAACGGCTCGTCGAGCACCAGCAGATCGCGCCGGCACAGCAGCGTCCGGACAAGCGCGACACGCTGGCGCATCCCGCCGGAGAGCGTCGCGGGATACGCACGTTCGAATCTCTCCAATCCGAACCGCCGCAGCATCGCGTGCGCTTGCTCGTGCGCGGCGGGGCGCGGCGTTCCTTGAATCTCGAGGCCGAGGACCGCGTT harbors:
- a CDS encoding ABC transporter substrate-binding protein: MRFGRRRFIAGGAVALARAFGAGKGAAGAVPARVTFMLDWFPNPDHVPLYAAMGAGYFKEAGLDVTLEVPANADDPLKLVAARKVDVAVNYESGVIFARSQGLPVRSVGLLVAQPLTTVMFLKSSGIRRPRDLAGRRVGFAVSGLEEALIDQILNADGITKANVTLVNVGFDIVPALLSRRVDAVFGAYRNVERIQIEMQGQAVGMFEPERYGVPPFYELVLIANDAAVQSRRDPLAGFVRAVGRGLALTTAHPDQAFKYYVGLNPKLDDTFNRRSFEATLPAYARSQHQARGRWAAYAGWMAARRLIPSAVPADQLYTNLAP
- a CDS encoding ABC transporter permease, with product MSVLRAAAAAASPLDQPAGPASARRLRAAVARILPPLALFAVVLAGWEIAVRAFGIPFYILPAPSRIAGVLVADRALLLGEAAVTLGEVMVGFAIAFIVGVMLALAIFSSRTVERAVYPLVIASQTVPVFAIAPLLVVWFGYGMLSKVVMAALIVFFPIVVNTVDGLRAADPDIVNLLKVLGARPAQIVRRVRVPAALPFVFSGTRIAIATSVIGAIIGEWVGSTRGLGYLMIHANAQLHVDLVFAVIVYLSVMATALFWTVSLVEWTALPWRRAGLAQEQWEEA
- a CDS encoding ABC transporter ATP-binding protein; protein product: MAALEIRGLRKRFRHDGEWLDVLAGVSLGVGPREFVTLLGPSGCGKSTVCNVVAGLVRPDAGTVTVAGPVAYMQQKDLLLPWRTVLDNAVLGLEIQGTPRPAAHEQAHAMLRRFGLERFERAYPATLSGGMRQRVALVRTLLCRRDLLVLDEPFGALDAMTRTAMQGFLLRLRDEFGRTVLFITHDVEEAVLLSDRLYVMTARPGRIRAERRLELPRPRRATDPGVVAEKAAVLDLLHADMAEAFS